A genomic region of Zea mays cultivar B73 chromosome 6, Zm-B73-REFERENCE-NAM-5.0, whole genome shotgun sequence contains the following coding sequences:
- the LOC103649298 gene encoding LOW QUALITY PROTEIN: helicase protein MOM1 (The sequence of the model RefSeq protein was modified relative to this genomic sequence to represent the inferred CDS: deleted 1 base in 1 codon), with product MGGILFELVGPIHMSRDPGTIPRPAASLQRCCASDTRTSHYLGLGLFTPLKGKHIDEVAKSKQSTVSTKTKKEIQFQKLQRLLDGCHPDFDNDHLCSVNNHDLLPEMSTPSADLHLLPETGVENMRTPKSLHAELKRELSKLNTVLKLPDNVLFLANQFLEYLLHNHLVVREPRSILHAFNIALCWRAASFLKYTELDHRDSVALASDELTHECNEAPS from the exons ATGGGAGGAATTTTGTTTGAGCTTGTGGGCCCAATTCATATGAGTCGCGACCCTGGGACTATCCCACGGCCTGCAGCGAGCTTGCAGCGCTGCTGCGCCTCAGATACGCGGACAAGTCACTACTTGGGA TTGGGACTATTTACACCCCTAAAAGGGAAACACATAG ATGAAGTTGCTAAATCCAAGCAATCAACTGTCTCCACAAAAACAAAGAAG GAAATTCAATTTCAGAAACTTCAGAGATTGCTAGATGGGTGCCATCCTGATTTTGATAATGATCATCTGTGTTCTGTAAATAATCATGACCTGCTTCCTGAAATGAGTACTCCAAGTGCTGACCTTCATCTACTTCCTGAGACAG GAGTGGAAAACATGAGAACACCTAAAAGTCTTCACGCTGAACTTAAGCGTGAGCTGTCAAAGCTAAATACGGTGTTAAAGCTACCA GATAATGTACTCTTTCTGGCCAACCAGTTCCTTGAATATCTTTTACATAATCATTTAGTTGTGCGGGAGCCACGGAGCATACTGCATGCGTTCAACATAGCCTTG TGTTGGCGTGCTGCTTCTTTTCTGAAATACACTGAGTTGGATCATCGAGATTCAGTTGCCCTTGCTTCAGATGAATTGACTCATGAATGCAATGAGGCTCCATCGTAG
- the LOC109940311 gene encoding uncharacterized protein: protein MEFGTARQYDTTDLDEALQREQTHLIDVLCGYHALFAWVPPPLRGLYIEPPTCPTPCRHRVVSGASVASNPNKEELRPDMGGRVVSGSAEHPPVVSSFPINQWLSKLMFLLLPTQQQKLQ, encoded by the exons ATGGAGTTTGGTACAGCGCGCCAGTACGACACCACCGACCTTGATGAAGCACTTCAAAGAGAG caaacacatttGATCGATGTCTTGTGTGGGTATCATGCACTTTTTGCGTGGGTTCCACCTCCACTGCGCGGGCTGTATATAGAGCCGCCCACCTGCCCCACACCATGTCGTCACCGAGTTGTGAGTGGGGCATCCGTCGCCTCTAATCCAAATAAG GAGGAGCTGCGGCCAGACATGGGCGGCAGAGTAGTATCTGGATCCGCTGAACACCCACCGGTGGTATCTAGCTTTCCTATCAATCAGTGGCTTTCAAAG CTGATGTTCTTGCTGCTGCCAACACAACAACAGAAGTTGCAATGA
- the LOC111589523 gene encoding uncharacterized protein, translating to MFECIRVQKAENNRMQLMHDRLQRQAALEERTKRYFMQRLTWENKYRERVQSAIQKCNAGEKRRLGLLESEKRRVQSRLLQIQLAVKTASNQRKSERSKLNEQLEEKLQKHLARLCFTPLVIFMSSKQQENSEKVEFT from the exons ATGTTTGAGTGCATAAGGGTTCAAAAGGCTGAGAACAATCGTATGCAACTAATGCATGATCGTTTGCAGAGGCAGGCTGCATTGGAGGAGAGGAcaaaaaggtactttatgcaaAGGCTGACTTGGGAAAACAAGTACAGGGAGCGTGTACAATCTGCAATACAGAAGTGTAATGCTGGTGAGAAGAGACGATTGGGGCTGCTTGAATCTGAGAAAAGACGGGTACAGAGTAGGCTCTTGCAGATTCAACTTGCTGTGAAGACTGCCTCTAACCAGAGAAAATCTGAGAGGAGCAAGTTAAATGAGCAATTAGAAGAAAAGCTTCAGAAG CATTTGGCGAGGCTATGCTTCACACCATTGGTTATATTTATGTCCAGCAAGCAGCAAGAGAACTCGGAAAAAGTAGAGTTTACATAG